Proteins found in one Macrobrachium nipponense isolate FS-2020 chromosome 4, ASM1510439v2, whole genome shotgun sequence genomic segment:
- the LOC135211547 gene encoding pre-mRNA-splicing factor 38B-like gives MHTRAQKKTQGFLEKRAQESTEDTRDFLESAQKRHKEIPGKAKDKRSQKRHKEIHGCERQEEHRKEHKEFLEAESHREHRKDTKKILEAKATRAQKRHRRIWTESQRGTEKTKEILKRSTRRQKKKQGDSGRESTREHRKDTRGFLESDTQESQKKTQEIPGSERTREHMKAQESTEKTQGDSWKQKHKRAQKRHKEIPGSESTIEHRKDTRRFLEANAQESTEKTQGDSWKRSTREHRKDTRRFLEAKAQESTEKTQEDSWNRTHTRAQKRQKEIPGSESTREHRKDTRRFLEAKAQESTEKTQGNSWKRTHKRAQKRHKEIPGSESTREHRKDTRRFLDVNAQESTEKTQGDSWKRKHESTEKTQGDSWK, from the exons ATGCACACGAGAGCACAGAAAAAGACACAAGGATTCCTGGAAAAGCGAGCACAAGAAAGCACAGAAGACACAAGAGATTTCTTGGAA AGCGCACAGAAAAGACACAAGGAGATTCCTGGCAAAGCGAAAGACAAGAGATCACAGAAAAGACACAAGGAGATTCATGGATGTGAACGCCAAGAGGAGCACAGAAAAGAACACAAGGAGTTCCTGGAAGCGGAAAGCCACAGAGAGCACAGAAAAGACACAAAGAAGATCCTGGAAGCGAAAGCAACGAGAGCACAGAAAAGACACAGAAGGATCTGGACCGAATCACAGAGAGGCACAGAAAAGACCAAGGAGATTCTGAAGCGAAGCACAAgaagacagaaaaagaaacaagGAGATTCTGGACGTGAAAGCACAAGAGAACACAGAAAAGACACAAGGGGATTCCTGGAAAGCGACACACAAGAGAGCCAGAAAAAGACACAGGAGATTCCTGGAAGCGAACGCACACGAGAGCACA TGAAAGCACAAGAGAGCACAGAAAAGACACAAGGAGATTCCTGGAAGCAAAAGCACAAAAGAGCACAGAAAAGACACAAGGAGATTCCTGGAAGCGAAAGCACAATAGAGCACAGAAAAGACACAAGGAGATTCCTGGAGGCGAACGCACAAGAGAGCACAGAAAAGACACAAGGAGATTCCTGGAAGCGAAGCACAAGAGAGCACAGGAAAGACACAAGAAGATTCCTGGAAGCGAAAGCACAAGAGAGcacagaaaagacacaagaagatTCCTGGAACCGAACGCACACGAGAGCACAGAAAAGACAAAAGGAGATTCCTGGAAGTGAAAGCACAAGAGAGCACAGAAAAGACACAAGGAGATTCCTGGAAGCGAAAGCACAAGAGAGCACAGAAAAGACAcaaggaaattcctggaagcgAACGCACAAGAGAGCACAGAAAAGACACAAGGAGATTCCTGGAAGCGAAAGCACAAGAGAGCACAGAAAAGACACAAGGAGATTCCTGGATGTGAACGCACAAGAGAGCACAGAAAAGACACAAGGAGATTCCTGGAAGCGAAAGCACGAGAGCACAGAAAAGACACAAGGAGATTCCTGGAAGTGA
- the LOC135211546 gene encoding pre-mRNA-splicing factor 38B-like produces the protein MHKRAQKRHKEIPGSERTREHRKDTRRFLEVKAQESTEKTQGDSWKQKHKRAQKRHKEIPGSERTREHRKDTRRFLEAKAQESTEKTQGDSWWRTHKRAQKRHKEIPGSEAQESTEKTRRFLEAKAQESTEKTQGDSWKRTHKRAQKRHKEIPGSESTREHRKDTRRFLEANAQESTEKTQGNSWKRKHR, from the coding sequence ATGCACAAGAGAGCACAGAAAAGACACAAGGAGATTCCTGGAAGCGAACGCACAAGAGAGCACAGAAAAGACACAAGGAGATTCCTGGAAGTGAAAGCACAAGAGAGCACAGAAAAGACACAAGGAGATTCCTGGAAGCAAAAGCACAAAAGAGCACAGAAAAGACACAAGGAGATTCCTGGAAGCGAACGCACAAGAGAGCACAGAAAAGACACAAGGAGATTCTTGGAAGCGAAAGCACAAGAGAGCACAGAAAAGACACAAGGAGATTCCTGGTGGCGAACGCACAAAAGAGCACAGAAAAGACACAAGGAGATTCCTGGAAGCGAAGCACAAGAAAGCACAGAAAAGACAAGGAGATTCCTGGAAGCGAAAGCACAAGAAAGCACAGAAAAGACACAAGGAGATTCCTGGAAGCGAACGCACAAGAGAGCACAGAAAAGACACAAAGAGATTCCTGGAAGCGAAAGCACAAGAGAGCACAGAAAAGACACGAGGAGATTCCTGGAAGCGAACGCACAAGAGAGCACAGAAAAGACACAAGGAAATTCCTGGAAACGAAAGCACAGGTAA